One window of Nymphaea colorata isolate Beijing-Zhang1983 chromosome 11, ASM883128v2, whole genome shotgun sequence genomic DNA carries:
- the LOC116264666 gene encoding pyruvate kinase 1, cytosolic: MQASQLLLEEPIRMASILEPSKASFFPAMTKIVGTLGPRSRSVEVISGCLKAGMSVARFDFSWGDPGYHQETLENLKKAVKGTTKLCAVMLDTTGPELQVVNKSEKAISLQADASVILTPNQEKEASSTLLPINFSGLAKAVKKGDTIFIGQYLFTGSETTSVWLEVSELKGEDVVCVVKNSTTLSGSLFTLHVSQIRIDLPTLTDSDKEVISTWGVKNNIDFLSLSYTRHAEDIRHARDFLSKLGDLSQTQIFAKIENVEGLTHFDEILQEADGVILSRGNLGIDLPPEKVFLFQKAAVYKCNMAGKPAVVTRVVDSMTDNLRPTRAEATDVANAVLDGADAILLGAETLRGLYPVETISIVGKICSEAEKVFNQDLYFKKAVKYIGEPMSHLESIASSAVRAAIKVKASVIICFTSSGRAARLIAKYRPTMPVISVVIPRLKTNQLRWSFSGAFEARQSLIVRGLFPMLADPRHPAESTNATNESVLKVALDHGKTSGIVKSHDRVVVCQKVGDASVVKIIELEE; the protein is encoded by the exons ATGCAGGCGTCGCAGCTGTTGTTGGAAGAACCCATCAGGATGGCTTCCATCCTTGAGCCGTCCAAAGCT AGTTTCTTCCCAGCTATGACGAAGATCGTGGGGACGCTCGGTCCAAGGTCTCGATCGGTTGAAGTGATCTCGGGTTGCCTCAAGGCTGGGATGTCAG TTGCTCGTTTTGACTTCTCTTGGGGAGATCCTGGATATCATCAGGAAACACTGGAGAACTTGAAGAAAGCGGTCAAGGGCACGACGAAGCTCTGTGCG GTTATGTTGGACACAACAGGTCCAGAGCTACAGGTGGTCAACAAAAGTGAGAAGGCGATCTCACTACAGGCTGACGCTTCAGTGATTCTAACACCAAATCAGGAGAAGGAAGCATCATCCACACTGTTGCCTATAAATTTTTCTGGCCTCGCCAAG GCAGTAAAGAAAGGTGACACCATATTTATTGGCCAGTACCTTTTCACGGGCAGTGAAACTACTTCTGTCTGGTTGGAG GTGTCTGAATTGAAAGGGGAAGATGTGGTTTGTGTTGTCAAGAACAGTACTACGCTTTCTGGCTCTCTATTTACACTACATGTCTCGCAAATTCGTATTGATTTGCCTACTCTAACTGATTCTGATAAGGAG GTGATAAGCACTTGGGGTGTTAAAAACAATATTGATTTCCTCTCTCTATCTTATACACGTCATGCAGAAGATATCCGCCAT GCTCGTGATTTCCTTTCCAAGTTGGGTGACCTGTCTCAGACACAGATTTTTGCAAAAATTGAGAACGTAGAG GGCTTAACCCACTTTGATGAGATTCTACAAGAAGCTGATGGTGTTATTCTTTCTCGGGGAAATCTTGGCATAGATCTTCCACCTGAGAAG gtgtTTCTATTTCAAAAGGCTGCTGTTTACAAATGTAATATGGCAGGAAAGCCTGCTGTTGTTACTCGAGTTGTAGATAGTATGACAGACAACCTTAGACCAACTCGTGCTGAGGCAACGGATGTAGCTAATGCAGTATTGGATG GTGCTGATGCAATTCTTTTGGGTGCGGAAACTCTCAGAGGATTGTACCCTGTTGAAACTATCTCTATAGTTGGCAAAATTTGTTCTGAG GCAGAAAAGGTATTCAATCAAGACCTTTATTTCAAGAAGGCTGTAAAATATATTGGAGAACCAATGAGCCACTTAGAGTCAATTGCTTCTTCAGCG GTACGTGCAGCTATTAAGGTGAAAGCTTCTGTTATCATTTGCTTTACATCATCAGGAAGAGCTGCAAG GTTGATTGCAAAATATAGGCCAACTATGCCTGTAATATCTGTTGTCATACCCCGTCTTAAGACAAACCAGCTGCGATGGAGCTTTAGTGGTGCTTTTGAG GCTAGACAATCTCTTATAGTCAGAGGCCTTTTTCCAATGCTAGCAGATCCACGCCATCCA GCGGAGTCAACAAATGCCACCAACGAATCAGTTTTGAAGGTAGCGTTGGATCATGGTAAGACTTCAGGCATCGTCAAATCACATGATCGCGTTGTTGTCTGTCAGAAGGTGGGGGATGCATCTGTTGTGAAGATCATAGAGCTGGAAGAGTGA